The Sphingobium aromaticiconvertens genome includes the window ACGCTGCTGCGATGATATAATGTGGGCAGATCAGCATCGGGAATGAAGCCGGGAAACACAACCGTGCCTTCCGCCAAACCCTCATCTCTTGCCAGACCGCTTATATAGCGTTGGGCGAATGCGTCCATCTTGCCTGCAAAGACAAGCTGATGGCCATCTCGCACCTGCTTCGTCATGCTCGCAAACCCTGCGATCAGACCTTCGATATTCTTTCTCGGCTCCAATGGGCTTGCCGTCATTACATAAGGACGTGTTATGCCGTAACGGTTCAGCAGGGCCATCGTTTCAAGCGCATCATCCTGGGGCACCTGAAACATGTCGTCGACCCCGCAATATGCGACAACGACCTTGTTTTCCGGCACACCTATCCTGGCGACGGCCTCATCGGCAACGTAATGTGAAATGGCAAGCAGCAGATCGGCGTGACGCGCGTCGTTCAGCCGGCGAAAATAGGCAGCACGATCATCCTCTCCGCCAAGGTAACGCGGCAGATCTTCCAGAGGGATCAGATCATAGAGTGTGACAGCCGTAAGATAGGGTGCATCCTTTTCAACGGAAACGACGGTATTGTCCCAAAAGCCTTCAAACAGGCTGGGAACGAATACAATATCAGGCGACAGGCTTTCCAGGAAATGCGCGCGCACCATTTCAGCGGCGCGGTTCCGCCACGCATTCAGGGGATCGGCTGCCGTTGCCATGGGAGGCACGGAGTAAATGACAAAAGCGCTGGGCGGAAGCAATCCGTCAAAGGAACGCCGGATCTCGTCGATACCGTCTGGGAAAGACCGATTGAACGCGAGGATATATTCGTGATCACGCCCGGACTTCACCATTGCCCGAACAAAAGACATGGAATGTCGACCAATGCCCCGATGTCGACTGCCATTCTGGCATGGTTGCATGTCTATCACTATGCGCATTAATTAATGCCTGCTCTGAATATGTGTCGCCAAAAGGTTCCAGATGGCTTTCTCACGTTCCCCCAGATAAGGGGGACACGCCATCGCTTGTGCTCCTGTAAGGTCCTGGAACGGTTCTTGCACACTCTGAGCGCTGGCCAGTATCGGATGAGCATCTAGACGATTTGGCGCAAGCCTGAGGACAGTTGCAAAGGCTTCACGAGCCGCGCCATGTTGGTTCTGGGCGGTCAGCACATAGCCCAGATGCAACCATGGATCGGCATAAAGCGGGTCACAGCCTATCGCGCGGCGGTAGGCAAGTTCAGCTTCTGGCTGCCGATTTTGTTCGTTGAGTGTGTGACCAAGCTGGAGATAAGCGTCTGGGTTGCCTGGCTGAATCCGCGTCAGTGCGACATACAGCTTTTCCGCAGATTTCCATTCTTGACGACGCGCGGCTTTCCGCGCCTTCGATCTCAGCCAACCTGCCTGCAACCCTAATGGGCGGTCGGACCGACACTCGTCGGCATGGGCGAGCGCCGCTCTGTTGAGACTTTCCTGAGTTCCGGCCTCCCCTTTTTCAGCGAGGAATATCTCAGCAATGCTCCGATCCGTTGGTTCAAGCAATAACGCCCGTGCCAACGATCCCATGGCCTGATCATGGAGATGCGTGCCGCGACGCACATATCCTAAATGGCGATGCCCGGCCACATAATCGGGTTGTGCGTGGGTTGCATTCAGATAGGCGCGCTCTGCTGCCTCCGGCAACGCCAGATGGCCATAGGCGTGGCCTAGCTGAACCCATAAACGCCCCTCTTTCGGTGTTAATCGCAAAGCCTGGAGGTAGGTCTCCACAGCCACAGCCCAGTCCTGTCTACGGGCTGCGGCACGCGCCCGCTTCGTCGCGTTGCGAGCCAGATAAAAGGTTATTGTGGGAGGCAATTTGGACTTATTGATTTCAAGTAGAGAGTTAGAGGCAGGATCTACCAAATTCATAGCATGGCTCTCTATATATTTCGTTCCAGCACAACCAAGATATGATCAGGACTTTTGCCCCAAACACATCTGACTCTCTCGCAACCCTGGGCTGAATAAGGCCTCAAAGATAGGCAATTAGCGCAATGCACGGGGATTTTGGCAATTGCAATCCTGAGATTTATCGCGCCCCTTTTCAGCTAGATATTGCTTGAGAAAGCCCATCATCCGGTTTGTACATGCTCGGTCGAGCGTGCAAATTTCTATCTCATTATGATTGGGTCCACACGTGCATTGACCAATAAGTAGCTACCAGATAGCTATCCAATAGCTTAAAGGATATCCCATGCCAACCATCGCATTTATCAGTCCCAAGGGGGGCGTTGGCAAGACCACCGCTGCCCTCCTCCTCGCCTCCCAGCTGGCGCGTGGCGCGAAGGTGTGCGTGGTGGACGCCGATCCCAATCATCCGATCGCGGCTTGGGGGAAGGGCGCGCAGTTACCCGAAAACCTCTCAATCGTAGCCGATGTCGATGAGGACAATATTCTCGACCGGATCGAGGAAGCGGCGGCCAGCGCGCCGTTCGTCATCGTCGACCTGGAAGGAACAGCGGCCAAGATCGTTCTGCTGGCGGTCAGCCAGGCCGATCTGGTGGTGATCCCGATGCAGGGGTCGCAGCTTGACGCCGAGCAGGCGAGCCGGGCAATCCGCGTGCTCAAACAGCATGAGAAGATGACGGGCAGGGCAGTGCCCTATGGCGTGCTGCTGACCCGCACCAGCCCGATCATCCGCACGCGCACGATGGGACATATCCAGGGTGGGCTGGTCGATGCCGGCGTGCCGATGTTCGCGGTGCAACTGCATGAGCGCGAAGCCTTTCGCGCCATATTTTCCTTTCGGCAGACGCTGGAACATCTGGACGGGAAGGATGTGTCCAATCTCGACAAGGCGATCGTCAATGCCGAACAGTTTACGGTCGAGGTGATCGAGCGGCTGCGCGAGAAGCGGGGCGCTGCCGTACAAAAGGAGATAGCGCAATGAGCCGGGCCAATCCCTTCGGCGATCTGGACGATTTTGCCCCGCAAGGCGAAACTCGTCCGATCGCACCCGAAGCCATCGACCAGTTGGCGCAGGCCAGTGGCTTCCCAAGCCGCAAGGCCCAGGGCGCGCCAACGGGGGCGGGAGAGTCGGCTGCACCTGTAGCGCGCCGACCCCGGCGCCATGTCACCGGGCGCAATCGCCAGATCAATATCAAGGCGACCGAGGAAACCATTGATACCCTGTACCGCATTGCCGACGAACGCGACCTGCCTCTGGGCGCGATACTGGAACAGGCGCTGGCCGCCTTGGAAAAAGCAGAAAAACCTTGAGCGGAGAGGATGACCTGTGGTCATCGCAGACAGGTTTAAGATAATATATCGATACCATAGGCTATCA containing:
- a CDS encoding tetratricopeptide repeat protein, producing the protein MNLVDPASNSLLEINKSKLPPTITFYLARNATKRARAAARRQDWAVAVETYLQALRLTPKEGRLWVQLGHAYGHLALPEAAERAYLNATHAQPDYVAGHRHLGYVRRGTHLHDQAMGSLARALLLEPTDRSIAEIFLAEKGEAGTQESLNRAALAHADECRSDRPLGLQAGWLRSKARKAARRQEWKSAEKLYVALTRIQPGNPDAYLQLGHTLNEQNRQPEAELAYRRAIGCDPLYADPWLHLGYVLTAQNQHGAAREAFATVLRLAPNRLDAHPILASAQSVQEPFQDLTGAQAMACPPYLGEREKAIWNLLATHIQSRH
- a CDS encoding ParA family protein codes for the protein MPTIAFISPKGGVGKTTAALLLASQLARGAKVCVVDADPNHPIAAWGKGAQLPENLSIVADVDEDNILDRIEEAAASAPFVIVDLEGTAAKIVLLAVSQADLVVIPMQGSQLDAEQASRAIRVLKQHEKMTGRAVPYGVLLTRTSPIIRTRTMGHIQGGLVDAGVPMFAVQLHEREAFRAIFSFRQTLEHLDGKDVSNLDKAIVNAEQFTVEVIERLREKRGAAVQKEIAQ